The Tenrec ecaudatus isolate mTenEca1 chromosome 9, mTenEca1.hap1, whole genome shotgun sequence genome window below encodes:
- the DBF4 gene encoding protein DBF4 homolog A has protein sequence MNSGAMRIHSKGHFQGGIQVKNEKNRPSLKSLKTDNNKPEKSNYKPLWGKVFYLDLPSVAISEKLQKDIKDLGGRVEEFLSKDISYLVSNKKEAKVAQTLGRISPVPSPESAYTAETTSPHPSHDGSSFKCPDSVCLSRGKLLAEKAIKDHDFISSNSILSNALTWGVKILHIDDLRHYIEKKKKEVYLLKKSSTSMRDVGKRVFTQKTRCTLKKPFVKVEDTCQFYKPFYLQLSNMPFINYSVQKPCGPFDVDKPPGIQKQAQVKLRIQTDGNKYNGNPLQVHMKEKKKKGYCECCSQKYEDLEAHLLCEQHRNFAHSNQYQVVDDVISKLVFDFVEYERDTPEKKRIKYSVGSPSPLTTNVLKKTKPKEQLELQHTPQKYVTGNNNVNEMEQIFLCKEIHKPEQEPVFFSELPIPCPSSASRELNAETTTNCSMLNIAENDRKQNYKQKCSLDIFDHKLIITENNAEELKMNHCPCKLQTSLLVSNFSTENNGSSQLKQKSDTAKDLKEKDLNSAFGPNSGLIATNSLQEDLTIQAKTSSHNPPDESNKCNLKTMDSIPPSKIHRKVKLLLGRTKKENLEPNVELDKKRTEFPITQEEKGISSSPAQSLLDLFQTSEEKSEFLGFTSYPENSGTCDALDTWEEENSNLLSMFFSSPSNSTFPGF, from the exons ATGAACTCTGGAGCCATGAGGATCCACAGCAAAGGACATTTCCAGG GTGGGATCCaagtcaaaaatgaaaaaaacagaCCTTCTTTGAAATCTCTGAAAACTGACAACAACAAACCAGAAAAATCCAATTATAAGCCACTTTGGGGAAAAGTATTTTACCTTGACTTACCTTCTGTTGCAATCTCTGAAAAACTTCAAAAAGACATTAAGGATCTAGGAGGG CGAGTTGAAGAATTTCTCAGCAAAGACATCAGTTACCTTGTTTCAAATAAAAAGGAAGCTAAAGTTGCACAGACTCTGGGTCGAATTTCTCCTGTACCAAGTCCAGAATCTGCGTATACTGCAGAAACCACTTCACCTCATCCCAGTCATGATGGAAGTTCATTCAAATGTCCAGACTCA GTGTGCCTCAGCAGAGGAAAATTACTAGCTGAAAAAGCCATCAAGGATCAT gattttatttcttcaaatagTATATTATCAAATGCGTTAACATGGGGAGTAAAAATTCTTCATATTGATG accttagacactatattgaaaaaaagaaaaaagaagtgtATTTACTCAAGAAGTCAAGCACTTCCATGAGAGATGTG gggaAACGTGTTTTTACTCAGAAAACAAGAT gtaCACTTAAAAAGCCTTTTGTAAAAGTGGAAGATACATGTCA ATTTTATaagccattttatcttcagctgaGCAACATGCCCTTTATAAACTACTCTGTCCAGAAGCCCTGTGGTCCATTTGATGTGGATAAGCCCCCTGGCATCCAAAAGCAAGCTCAGGTTAAACTAAG AATCCAAACAGATGGTAATAAATATAATGGAAACCCACTTCAGGTCCAtatgaaagagaagaaaaaaaaaggatactGTGAATGTTGCTCGCAGAAATACGAAGATCTCGAAGCT caCCTTCTATGTGAACAACACCGAAACTTTGCACACAGTAACCAATACCAAGTAGTCGATGACGTCATATCTAAGTTAGTCTTTGACTTTGTGGAATATGAAAGGGACACACCTGAAAAGAAAAG AATAAAATACAGTGTTGGATCCCCTTCTCCTCTTACTACAAATGTCCTTAAGAAGACCAAACCAAAAGAACAGCTAGAATTGCAACATACTCCTCAAAAGTACGTCACGGGAAATAATAATGTAAATGAAATGGAGCAGATTTTTCTGTGTAAAGAAATCCACAAACCTGAACAAGAGCCTGTGTTTTTTTCCGAGCTCCCCATCCCTTGTCCTTCAAGTGCATCAAGAGAGCTTAATGCAGAAACGACAACGAATTGTTCCATGTTAAATATTGCTGAAAATGATAGAAAACAGAATTATAAACAGAAATGTAGTCTTGATATTTTTGATCATAAATTAATTATAACCGAAAATAACGCAGAAGAACTAAAGATGAATCATTGTCCATGCAAACTACAGACATCTCTACTTGTTTCCAATTTCAGTACGGAGAATAATGGTTCATCTCAACTGAAACAAAAGTCAGATACAGCAAAGGACTTAAAGGAAAAGGACCTTAATTCAGCATTTGGTCCCAATTCTGGCCTGATAGCAACAAACAGTTTACAGGAGGACCTAACAATCCAAGCAAAGACTTCATCCCATAATCCTCCTGACGAATCTAATAAGTGTAACCTTAAGACTATGGATAGTATACCTCCCAGTAAAATACACCGGAAAGTGAAATTATTACTAGGAAGaactaaaaaagaaaatctgGAACCAAACGTGGAATTAGATAAGAAAAGAACTGAATTTCCTATTACACAAGAAGAAAAGGGAATTTCTAGCTCACCAGCACAATCTTTACTGGACTTATTTCAGACTAGTGAAGAGAAATCAGAATTCTTGGGTTTCACAAGCTACCCTGAAAACAGTGGTACATGTGATGCTTTAGATACTTGGGAAGAAGAAAACTCAAATCTATTGTCaatgtttttttcttccccttccaATTCTACATTTCCTGGCTTTTAG